The Ruania alba genome has a window encoding:
- a CDS encoding ATP-dependent DNA helicase: MSDGCDAPSAAADVEWTAARIAETLGQPPPTAEQRLVIESGLEPMLVVAGAGSGKTETMAARVVYLVANGIVAPGEILGLTFTRKAAAELSGRIRARLRRLQRAGVSIGDTVADRPRIATYNSYAAAIVADHALRIGIDPDATLIGDAGRYQLAESVVNTWAETIETPSAVTTVIDAVAALAAELSEHGRTPDEAAAVLTDLMREIEEKEVEPGARAKGPLKAARDLLVSLRTRTQVMDVVAEFARRKRADGVVDFGDQVRIAATVAEQVSDVGVAERSRYQVVLLDEYQDTSIAQVQLLRALFDGGHPVTAVGDPNQAIYGWRGAAAGTLLAFPEVFRAADGSRAGTANLSTAWRNDLAILRAANTVAAPLLTEGVAELQPRPGAAEGAVHARYPETAAEEAEIVASFLRRHWHPEHGSAAVLCRRRAQFPVIERAIREAGLPCQVVGLAGLLATPEVADVRATLQVAHDPSRGDALMRLLTGPSVNLGASDLRVLSEWARTQARSWRTTGEPALATQGTPSGVLFDLGSGEGDAPSGTSAEATAKVSADRDERAEVLEPVEQASLVEAIDRLPPPAWRTAEGRTLSPPARDRLNRLADQVRLVRSLTHLGIPELVTATEQALDLDIEVLAAVPGSAGHARRHLDAFTAAAADFSRDAEAPTLGAFLSYLDVAEDEERGLEVVEAEPDPHAIQIMTVHAAKGLEWDAVVVVGMNVGDFPSVNPIPKPEKPFTGSGWLSGIATLPYPLRGDRDSLPELDLAAPSTHQEVDEALAQFRLAEGQRLLLEERRLAYVALTRARHHLLLTGSFWGERQSVNRPSPFLTEVVLGELAQTGGAWPQQSATEKNPATEEVRTATWPTLPPQVSPSWWRLWDDAAEPSPAEGRPEGAPDQPPAAPDLPEDVRFWWRDAALLLAERDGARAAGTSPPAHLSASAVVALAQDPESFRRSRRRPVPSRPSVHARRGTRFHAWVEQHFGSRALIDWDSLPGADDDLSGTDPELEELRRAFLASEWAHRSPVDVEADIETPVRGVMIRCRIDAVFADEHGIHIVDWKTGSPPRDPAATRARQMQLALYRVAWSRLHGTPLETVRASFYYVAEGVTVSGDEITEGEIEEVLAAAAEVNAPS, encoded by the coding sequence CCGAGACGATGGCCGCTCGCGTGGTGTATCTGGTGGCGAACGGCATCGTGGCACCGGGGGAGATCCTCGGGCTCACCTTCACCAGGAAGGCTGCCGCCGAGCTGTCCGGGCGGATCAGGGCCCGGTTGCGTCGGCTGCAGCGCGCCGGGGTCTCCATCGGTGACACAGTGGCCGACCGGCCCCGTATCGCCACCTACAACTCCTATGCGGCGGCGATCGTGGCCGACCATGCGCTGCGGATCGGGATCGACCCCGATGCCACCCTGATCGGCGACGCCGGGCGCTACCAGCTCGCCGAGAGCGTGGTGAACACGTGGGCAGAGACGATCGAGACGCCGTCAGCCGTCACGACCGTGATCGACGCCGTCGCTGCCCTGGCAGCGGAGCTGTCCGAGCACGGCCGGACACCGGACGAGGCCGCCGCCGTGCTCACCGACCTGATGCGGGAGATCGAGGAGAAGGAGGTCGAGCCGGGAGCACGGGCCAAGGGGCCACTCAAGGCGGCTCGGGACCTGCTGGTCTCGCTGCGTACGCGCACCCAGGTGATGGACGTGGTGGCCGAGTTCGCGCGGCGCAAGCGCGCCGACGGTGTGGTCGACTTCGGCGACCAGGTGCGGATCGCCGCCACCGTGGCCGAGCAGGTGTCGGACGTCGGGGTCGCGGAACGGTCCCGGTACCAGGTGGTGCTCCTGGACGAGTATCAGGACACCTCGATCGCCCAGGTGCAGTTGCTGCGCGCGCTCTTCGACGGCGGCCACCCGGTGACCGCCGTCGGGGACCCGAACCAGGCGATCTACGGCTGGCGTGGCGCCGCGGCCGGAACGCTGCTGGCCTTCCCCGAGGTGTTCCGCGCGGCGGACGGCAGCCGCGCGGGGACCGCGAACCTCTCCACCGCCTGGCGCAACGACCTGGCCATCCTGCGTGCCGCGAACACCGTGGCCGCGCCGTTGCTGACCGAAGGCGTCGCCGAGCTGCAGCCCCGCCCCGGTGCGGCTGAAGGGGCCGTGCACGCGCGGTATCCGGAGACGGCGGCCGAGGAGGCCGAGATCGTGGCCTCGTTCCTCCGCCGGCACTGGCACCCGGAGCACGGCTCGGCAGCCGTCCTGTGCCGGCGCCGCGCACAGTTCCCGGTGATCGAACGCGCGATCCGGGAGGCCGGGCTGCCGTGCCAGGTGGTCGGGCTCGCCGGTCTGCTCGCCACCCCGGAGGTCGCCGATGTGCGGGCCACCCTGCAGGTGGCCCACGACCCGTCCCGTGGTGACGCATTGATGCGTCTGCTCACCGGCCCGAGCGTGAACCTCGGAGCGAGCGATCTGCGAGTGCTCTCGGAGTGGGCGCGCACCCAGGCGCGGTCGTGGCGCACCACCGGTGAACCTGCGCTCGCCACGCAAGGGACGCCGTCGGGTGTGCTCTTCGACCTCGGCAGTGGCGAAGGTGACGCGCCATCGGGAACGAGTGCCGAAGCGACGGCGAAGGTCTCGGCCGACCGGGACGAGCGCGCCGAGGTGCTCGAACCGGTGGAGCAGGCGAGCCTCGTCGAGGCCATCGACCGGTTGCCTCCGCCGGCATGGCGTACCGCCGAGGGGCGCACGCTCAGTCCACCGGCACGCGACCGGCTGAACCGGCTGGCTGACCAGGTCCGCCTGGTGCGCTCGCTGACCCACCTGGGAATCCCCGAGCTGGTCACCGCCACCGAACAGGCCCTGGACCTGGACATCGAGGTGCTGGCAGCGGTACCGGGCTCGGCCGGGCACGCTCGCCGCCACCTGGACGCCTTCACCGCCGCCGCGGCCGACTTCTCGCGCGACGCCGAAGCCCCGACCCTGGGGGCTTTCCTCAGCTACCTGGACGTCGCTGAGGACGAGGAGCGCGGTCTGGAGGTCGTGGAGGCAGAACCGGATCCGCACGCGATCCAGATCATGACCGTGCATGCGGCGAAGGGGTTGGAGTGGGACGCCGTTGTGGTGGTGGGCATGAATGTGGGTGACTTCCCCTCCGTGAACCCGATACCCAAGCCGGAGAAGCCGTTCACCGGCAGTGGCTGGCTCAGTGGCATCGCCACCCTGCCCTACCCCCTGCGCGGTGACCGGGACTCACTGCCTGAGCTCGACCTCGCGGCCCCGAGCACGCACCAGGAGGTCGATGAGGCGCTGGCACAGTTTCGGCTCGCCGAGGGCCAACGGCTGCTGCTGGAGGAGCGCCGCCTGGCCTACGTGGCGCTCACCCGCGCACGGCACCACCTGCTGCTGACGGGGTCGTTCTGGGGTGAGCGCCAGAGCGTGAACCGTCCGTCGCCATTCCTGACCGAGGTGGTGCTCGGAGAGCTCGCTCAGACCGGCGGCGCGTGGCCGCAGCAGAGCGCGACCGAGAAGAACCCGGCCACGGAGGAGGTGCGCACCGCCACCTGGCCGACCCTCCCACCCCAGGTCAGTCCCTCGTGGTGGCGGCTGTGGGACGACGCCGCGGAGCCCTCGCCGGCCGAGGGTCGACCGGAGGGAGCACCCGACCAGCCACCGGCCGCCCCTGATCTTCCGGAGGACGTACGGTTCTGGTGGCGCGATGCGGCGTTGCTCCTCGCCGAGCGGGACGGTGCCCGTGCCGCCGGCACCAGCCCGCCGGCGCACCTGTCGGCCTCCGCAGTGGTTGCTCTTGCCCAGGACCCGGAGAGCTTCCGGCGCAGCAGGCGGCGTCCGGTCCCGTCTCGACCGAGCGTGCACGCCCGGCGGGGGACCCGCTTCCACGCCTGGGTGGAGCAGCACTTCGGCTCGCGTGCCCTGATCGACTGGGATTCCCTGCCCGGGGCTGACGACGACCTCAGCGGCACCGATCCCGAGCTCGAGGAACTGCGCCGGGCGTTCCTGGCGAGCGAGTGGGCTCATCGCTCGCCGGTGGATGTGGAGGCAGACATCGAGACCCCGGTGCGCGGGGTGATGATCCGGTGCCGTATCGACGCCGTGTTCGCCGACGAGCACGGGATCCACATCGTCGACTGGAAGACCGGTTCGCCCCCGCGAGACCCTGCGGCCACCCGTGCCCGTCAGATGCAGCTCGCTCTCTACCGCGTGGCATGGTCGCGGTTGCACGGCACGCCGCTGGAGACGGTGCGTGCCTCGTTCTACTACGTGGCCGAGGGCGTCACGGTCAGCGGGGACGAGATCACCGAGGGCGAGATCGAGGAGGTGCTCGCGGCTGCGGCCGAGGTGAATGCGCCGTCCTGA
- a CDS encoding malonic semialdehyde reductase: protein MSIDTAADRPALHLARDSADLLFREARSVREFSDAEVPDETIAAVYDLIKWGPTAMNCSPMRLLLVRSAEARERLCPHMAEGNRERVAEAPLSIVVAFDPVFYERLDHLVPHVPGIGEKVGGDAAAAEAMARTNALLQAGYLIVGLRAAGLATGPMNGMDAEGIDAEFFAESGWRSFMVINVSQRDGASTTRPRAPRLEFADAAMTV, encoded by the coding sequence ATGAGTATCGATACTGCCGCCGATCGTCCTGCGCTCCACCTTGCCCGCGACTCCGCCGATCTGCTCTTCCGTGAGGCACGCTCGGTGCGTGAGTTCTCCGACGCCGAGGTTCCGGACGAGACGATCGCCGCAGTGTATGACCTCATCAAGTGGGGTCCGACGGCGATGAACTGCAGCCCGATGCGGCTGCTGCTGGTCCGCTCGGCCGAGGCGCGTGAGCGACTCTGCCCGCACATGGCCGAGGGCAACCGGGAACGTGTGGCCGAGGCGCCGCTGAGCATCGTGGTGGCGTTCGACCCGGTCTTCTACGAGCGGCTGGATCACCTGGTGCCGCACGTGCCCGGCATTGGGGAGAAGGTCGGCGGCGATGCCGCTGCCGCGGAGGCGATGGCGCGGACGAACGCGCTGCTGCAGGCTGGTTACCTCATCGTCGGCCTGCGCGCGGCAGGTCTGGCCACAGGACCGATGAACGGGATGGACGCTGAGGGGATCGATGCCGAGTTCTTCGCCGAGAGCGGGTGGCGTTCGTTCATGGTGATCAACGTGTCCCAACGGGACGGCGCCAGCACGACGCGCCCGCGCGCTCCACGCCTCGAGTTCGCCGATGCTGCCATGACGGTGTGA
- a CDS encoding macrolide 2'-phosphotransferase, with the protein MPETSRSPLALAALATVAIPGMDVIATRPPRNPGADFDVVGVLDSARRRWIVRAPRRASAGAALEAEVALLGVLGAAVDSGALRFDVPRPAGFAPLPEGGRAMVYPELLGQPLAVDRLAHGPGLAAQVGRAIASLHEIDGATLAEVGLPAYDADSYRRRRLAEVDEAAATGYVPAALLRRWEHALEDVALWRFRATPVHGDLAAEHVLVADDAVTGVLDWSDARVADPADDLAWLLSSAPEESLDSILEAYALARTETADEHLADRAVLAGELAVVRWLMHGVRVRDGQVVDEAITMLSQLADDVADAGPIGRTEPVMADWSNESSESEDEDGADEYPANHEYDADDEPGTDEYRAGHEPVTDEHASGPERSHRPGVLTGDDNETADHPELRRLRESAASPAEHPEDHAGETPAADAHALTGEEIRVGQDRPFRRGDDETPTAQLPPLT; encoded by the coding sequence GTGCCCGAGACCTCCCGCTCTCCGCTCGCCCTCGCTGCGCTCGCCACCGTGGCGATCCCCGGCATGGACGTGATCGCCACACGCCCACCGCGCAATCCCGGTGCCGACTTCGACGTGGTCGGTGTGCTGGACTCCGCGAGGCGGCGCTGGATCGTCCGCGCCCCGCGCCGGGCATCTGCCGGTGCCGCCCTCGAGGCCGAGGTGGCGCTGCTCGGGGTCCTCGGGGCTGCCGTGGACTCCGGTGCGCTGCGGTTCGACGTCCCTCGACCCGCCGGGTTCGCCCCGCTGCCCGAGGGTGGCCGGGCGATGGTCTACCCGGAGCTGCTGGGCCAGCCGCTGGCCGTGGACCGGCTCGCGCATGGCCCGGGCCTGGCCGCCCAGGTGGGGCGGGCGATCGCCTCGCTGCACGAGATCGACGGCGCTACCCTCGCCGAGGTGGGGCTACCGGCCTACGACGCCGACTCCTACCGCCGCCGGCGACTCGCCGAGGTGGACGAGGCCGCGGCCACCGGCTACGTACCGGCCGCGCTGCTGCGGCGGTGGGAGCACGCGCTGGAGGACGTGGCGCTCTGGCGGTTCCGTGCCACCCCGGTGCACGGCGATCTCGCCGCCGAGCATGTGCTGGTGGCTGATGACGCGGTCACCGGTGTGCTGGACTGGTCCGACGCCCGGGTGGCCGACCCTGCCGACGACCTCGCCTGGTTGCTCTCCAGCGCACCGGAGGAATCGCTCGATTCGATCCTGGAGGCCTACGCCCTGGCCCGCACCGAGACCGCCGACGAGCACCTGGCCGACCGTGCCGTCCTCGCCGGTGAGCTCGCGGTGGTGCGCTGGCTGATGCACGGGGTCCGGGTGCGGGATGGCCAGGTGGTCGACGAAGCGATCACGATGCTCAGCCAGCTCGCCGACGACGTGGCCGATGCCGGACCGATCGGCCGCACCGAGCCGGTGATGGCTGACTGGTCCAATGAGTCGAGCGAGTCAGAAGACGAGGACGGTGCCGACGAGTACCCGGCCAACCACGAGTACGACGCTGACGACGAGCCCGGCACCGACGAGTACCGGGCTGGCCACGAGCCCGTCACCGACGAGCACGCATCGGGTCCGGAGCGGTCCCACCGCCCCGGGGTCCTGACCGGCGACGACAACGAGACGGCCGATCACCCCGAGCTCCGCCGTCTGCGCGAGTCGGCTGCCTCGCCTGCAGAGCACCCCGAGGACCATGCCGGTGAGACCCCGGCCGCCGACGCCCATGCGCTCACCGGCGAGGAGATCCGCGTCGGGCAGGACCGCCCGTTCCGCCGCGGGGACGATGAGACCCCGACGGCGCAACTCCCGCCACTGACCTAA
- the nudC gene encoding NAD(+) diphosphatase, with the protein MDSDLLPLSRPGVDRDAHRRNHPDLIEELRASSSTRVVHVSDGRVAADQATTSGADQPRLRWHDPVPADALWIYLGRDEDADYLAAITSEQATTGLARGMDDPQGAVTSAELRMLTLRDIGWMLSGAEAGLAATALALANWHATHGFCPRCGAATDVVESGWVRRCPDDGSQHFPRTDPAVIMAITDPEDRLLLGHAAHWPEGQFSVPAGFVEPGESLESAVRREVLEETAVRVHEVTYAASQPWPFPASLMLGFRGRTDDREATPDGVEVTAARFVTREQIAEEWRTGQTRLPRPTSIACSLIEEWYGQPLPR; encoded by the coding sequence GTGGACTCCGACCTGCTGCCCTTGTCCCGGCCCGGCGTGGATCGTGACGCTCACCGCCGGAACCATCCCGACCTGATCGAGGAGCTGCGCGCATCCTCGTCCACTCGGGTGGTGCACGTCAGCGACGGACGCGTGGCCGCTGACCAGGCCACGACCAGCGGGGCCGACCAGCCCCGATTGCGCTGGCACGACCCGGTTCCCGCGGACGCGCTCTGGATCTACCTGGGCCGCGACGAGGATGCTGACTACCTCGCGGCGATCACCAGCGAGCAGGCCACGACCGGGCTCGCGCGCGGGATGGACGATCCGCAGGGGGCCGTCACCTCGGCCGAGCTCCGCATGCTCACCTTGCGCGACATCGGCTGGATGCTCTCCGGAGCGGAGGCCGGTCTGGCGGCAACCGCGCTCGCGCTGGCCAACTGGCACGCCACGCACGGCTTCTGCCCGCGCTGCGGTGCGGCTACTGACGTGGTGGAATCGGGGTGGGTCCGACGGTGCCCGGACGACGGCTCGCAGCACTTCCCGCGCACCGACCCTGCGGTGATCATGGCCATCACCGACCCGGAGGATCGACTGTTGCTGGGCCACGCGGCGCACTGGCCGGAGGGTCAGTTCTCGGTGCCGGCGGGCTTCGTCGAACCGGGGGAGTCGCTCGAGAGTGCCGTGCGACGCGAGGTGCTCGAGGAGACCGCCGTCCGAGTGCACGAGGTGACCTACGCCGCGAGCCAGCCGTGGCCGTTCCCCGCCTCGTTGATGTTGGGCTTTCGTGGACGCACCGATGATCGTGAGGCAACCCCCGACGGCGTAGAGGTCACCGCCGCACGGTTCGTCACCCGGGAGCAGATCGCCGAGGAGTGGCGCACCGGTCAGACTCGGTTGCCACGGCCCACCTCGATCGCCTGCAGTTTGATCGAGGAGTGGTACGGGCAGCCGCTGCCGCGTTGA
- a CDS encoding mycoredoxin codes for MSTTALPEAGSITIYSTTWCGYCRRLKGQLDSAGIPFTEVNIEEAPEAAAYVEQVNGGNQTVPTVVFPDGSAATNPSLADVKARLS; via the coding sequence GTGAGCACGACCGCACTCCCCGAGGCCGGCAGCATCACCATCTACAGCACCACCTGGTGCGGCTACTGCCGGCGGCTGAAGGGACAGCTGGACAGCGCCGGAATTCCGTTCACCGAGGTCAACATCGAGGAAGCGCCCGAGGCTGCCGCATACGTGGAGCAGGTCAACGGCGGCAACCAGACAGTTCCGACCGTCGTGTTCCCAGACGGGTCCGCGGCGACGAACCCGTCCCTGGCGGACGTCAAAGCCCGGCTCAGCTGA
- a CDS encoding HNH endonuclease signature motif containing protein has translation MSTTTHLGTTPAEAVRDLLSEHLTETDAPGKLAVVTALLDDVLETDLPGLPSAVLPELVGGVEQARRRLDALTTATVSAVEADGTWAVSGARTMASWWANATGTHGGKARGQVHLSRTLRDHLPATTMALRAGVISGDHAAALARHATTTDTLRERLSHPDVGEDFLVAQARVLDADSFTRLVKTWAVRADPEAAERNWREDSAKEHLFVSATTAGRRVDGWLDDTNGHIVEQAFAAVTGVPAADDERTPSQRNAHALITLAQHVLDSGQFQPTARVRPHLLVHVPADTLHRLTTTPTPIPDHRRPRCTCASEAGPLETALPGLDHTAGHAPGCPADPAAPVISSTIDHEHLVGAEPATLADGTPISHAELAHLTCDAEFTRIILNPAGQVLDVGRAQRLHTAAQTKAIWARDHHCQYPGCTAPPGLGEIHHSTWWSRGGHTNTHHGILLCWYHHRLVHQRDITITRHHDHWHFTTPSGHPINYHHPPPCEQPAIPPEEPEPPAPPGPPGPPVIPRE, from the coding sequence ATGAGCACCACGACCCACCTGGGCACCACCCCCGCCGAGGCTGTCCGGGACCTGCTGAGCGAACACCTGACCGAGACCGATGCGCCCGGGAAGTTGGCCGTGGTCACCGCCCTGTTGGATGACGTCCTCGAGACGGACCTGCCCGGGCTGCCTTCCGCGGTGCTGCCTGAGCTGGTGGGTGGGGTGGAGCAGGCGCGACGCCGGTTGGACGCCCTCACCACCGCCACCGTCAGTGCGGTCGAAGCCGATGGGACGTGGGCTGTGTCAGGGGCACGCACGATGGCGTCCTGGTGGGCCAACGCCACCGGGACTCACGGGGGTAAAGCCCGTGGCCAGGTGCACCTGTCCCGCACCCTGCGCGACCACCTCCCCGCCACCACCATGGCCCTTCGTGCCGGGGTGATCAGCGGCGACCATGCCGCCGCGTTGGCCAGGCACGCCACCACCACCGACACCTTGCGGGAACGGTTGAGTCACCCCGACGTGGGTGAGGACTTCCTCGTGGCTCAGGCGCGGGTGTTGGATGCGGACTCCTTCACCCGATTGGTGAAAACCTGGGCGGTGCGGGCTGACCCGGAGGCGGCGGAGCGGAACTGGCGTGAGGACTCCGCCAAAGAGCACCTCTTCGTCTCGGCCACCACCGCCGGGCGCCGCGTGGATGGGTGGCTCGATGACACCAACGGTCACATCGTGGAGCAAGCCTTCGCCGCCGTCACCGGTGTGCCCGCCGCTGATGATGAACGCACCCCGTCCCAGCGCAACGCCCACGCCCTGATCACCCTCGCCCAGCACGTCCTCGACAGTGGCCAGTTCCAACCCACAGCCCGGGTCCGCCCCCACCTCCTCGTCCACGTCCCCGCCGACACCCTGCACCGCCTGACCACCACACCCACCCCCATCCCAGACCACCGGCGCCCCCGCTGCACCTGCGCAAGCGAGGCGGGCCCACTCGAGACCGCACTGCCGGGTCTGGACCACACGGCTGGTCACGCGCCGGGGTGCCCGGCCGACCCGGCCGCCCCGGTGATCAGCTCAACCATCGACCACGAACACCTGGTCGGCGCAGAACCCGCGACCCTGGCTGATGGCACCCCGATCAGCCACGCCGAACTCGCCCACCTGACCTGTGATGCCGAGTTCACCCGCATCATCCTCAACCCGGCGGGTCAGGTACTGGATGTGGGCCGGGCGCAACGCCTGCACACTGCCGCCCAGACCAAAGCGATCTGGGCCCGCGACCACCACTGCCAATACCCAGGGTGCACCGCACCACCAGGATTGGGCGAGATCCACCACAGCACCTGGTGGTCCCGCGGCGGCCACACCAACACCCACCACGGCATCCTGCTCTGCTGGTACCACCACCGCCTGGTCCACCAGCGCGATATCACCATCACCCGACACCACGACCACTGGCACTTCACCACACCCAGCGGCCACCCCATCAACTACCACCACCCACCACCCTGCGAACAACCAGCCATCCCACCCGAGGAACCAGAACCACCGGCACCACCGGGACCACCGGGACCACCCGTCATCCCACGGGAATAA
- a CDS encoding ATP-dependent helicase, whose protein sequence is MSADQLLDALDPDQRAVAEQLTGPVCVLAGAGTGKTRAVTYRIAHGVHVGAYNPQTVLAVTFTARAAGEMRTRLRDLGVGGVQARTFHAAALRQLSYFWPSAIGGGVPRIAEHKAPLIGEAAGRLGLSVDRLAIRDLAAEVEWAKVSMITPDDYPRASAASDRSGVAGFDPTTIARLLSVYEDAKTDRNVIDFEDVLLLTVGILSERPDVADTVRRQYRHFVVDEFQDVSPLQHRLLELWLGGRDDLCVVGDAAQTIYSFTGATARYLTEFPRTYPEATVVRLVRDYRSTPQVVSLANALLARAGRYRSAASVELQAQRPSGPAVRFEAHDDAESEATAVAARAAELIRSGVSASEIAVLYRTNAQSEAYEQALSQAGIGYLVRGGERFFSRKEVRDAIVLLRGAVRSQGESTLPEVVRDVLTSAGWAPEPPAARGAVRERWESLNALVQLADDLHHTRGADLAQLVAELGERSAAQHAPTVDGVTLASLHAAKGLEWDAVFLVGASDGLLPISMAETDEAVAEERRLLYVGITRAREHLQISYARSRNAGGRGTRRPSRFLDGIWPSDERPPRRRRSKGARAEALASSIAEEDADPEVFERLRAWRAQTAQELDRPAFTVLHDSTLVAIAAAQPTHLRQLAILRGIGPTKIEAYGAQILAVVRGEELTEGARSDTPV, encoded by the coding sequence ATGTCTGCCGATCAGCTTCTCGATGCGCTCGACCCCGATCAACGCGCTGTCGCCGAACAGCTCACCGGTCCGGTGTGTGTGCTCGCTGGTGCCGGTACCGGGAAGACCCGCGCGGTGACCTACCGGATCGCCCACGGGGTGCACGTCGGCGCGTACAACCCGCAGACCGTTCTCGCCGTCACGTTCACTGCGCGGGCGGCGGGGGAGATGCGCACCCGGTTGCGAGACCTGGGTGTCGGTGGGGTGCAGGCCCGCACCTTCCACGCCGCCGCGCTGCGCCAGCTCTCCTACTTCTGGCCCAGCGCGATCGGCGGCGGTGTGCCACGCATCGCCGAGCACAAGGCGCCGTTGATCGGTGAAGCTGCCGGCCGTCTCGGGCTGTCGGTGGACCGGCTCGCCATCCGTGACCTCGCGGCAGAGGTGGAGTGGGCGAAGGTCTCCATGATCACTCCGGATGACTACCCGCGAGCCTCGGCCGCCTCGGACCGCAGCGGTGTGGCCGGCTTCGATCCGACCACCATCGCCCGGCTGCTCTCGGTGTACGAGGACGCCAAGACCGACCGCAATGTCATCGATTTCGAGGACGTCCTCCTGCTCACGGTCGGCATTCTCTCCGAACGTCCGGACGTGGCTGACACCGTGCGGCGCCAGTACCGCCATTTCGTGGTGGACGAGTTCCAGGACGTCTCGCCGTTGCAGCACCGGTTGCTCGAGCTGTGGCTCGGCGGCAGGGACGACCTGTGCGTGGTGGGTGACGCCGCCCAGACCATCTACTCCTTCACTGGCGCCACCGCTCGCTATCTGACGGAGTTTCCCCGCACGTACCCGGAGGCGACTGTGGTTCGCCTGGTGCGCGACTACCGCTCCACCCCACAGGTGGTCTCTCTGGCCAACGCCCTGCTCGCGCGGGCCGGTCGCTACCGGTCGGCTGCGTCAGTTGAACTGCAGGCGCAGCGTCCCTCCGGTCCGGCGGTCAGGTTCGAGGCGCACGACGATGCTGAGTCCGAGGCGACCGCCGTTGCGGCACGAGCGGCCGAACTGATCCGTAGTGGCGTGTCGGCCAGTGAGATCGCCGTCCTCTACCGCACGAACGCCCAGTCCGAAGCCTACGAGCAGGCGCTCAGCCAGGCTGGGATCGGCTATCTGGTTCGTGGCGGAGAACGCTTCTTCTCCCGCAAAGAGGTCCGGGACGCGATCGTGTTGCTGCGCGGGGCGGTCCGTAGCCAAGGGGAGTCCACCCTTCCGGAGGTCGTACGCGACGTGCTCACCAGCGCCGGATGGGCGCCCGAGCCGCCGGCCGCACGTGGCGCCGTGCGCGAGCGGTGGGAGTCGCTGAACGCGCTGGTGCAGCTCGCCGACGACCTTCACCACACCCGGGGGGCCGATCTGGCGCAACTGGTGGCCGAGCTGGGGGAGCGGTCCGCCGCCCAGCACGCTCCCACGGTCGACGGCGTCACGCTTGCCTCGCTGCACGCCGCGAAAGGGCTGGAGTGGGACGCGGTGTTCCTGGTGGGAGCCAGCGACGGGCTCCTACCGATCTCGATGGCCGAAACCGATGAGGCGGTCGCGGAGGAACGGCGCCTGTTGTACGTGGGCATCACCCGTGCCCGCGAGCACCTGCAGATCTCCTACGCCCGGTCGCGCAACGCCGGAGGCCGCGGCACCCGCCGTCCTTCCCGATTCCTCGACGGAATCTGGCCCTCGGACGAGCGACCGCCCCGCCGGCGGCGCAGCAAGGGGGCGCGGGCGGAGGCGTTGGCATCCTCCATCGCGGAGGAGGACGCCGACCCGGAGGTGTTCGAACGCTTGCGCGCCTGGCGTGCGCAGACTGCGCAGGAACTCGATCGCCCGGCGTTCACCGTGCTGCACGACAGCACCCTCGTCGCGATCGCTGCGGCGCAGCCCACTCACTTGCGTCAACTGGCCATCCTGCGCGGGATCGGCCCCACCAAGATCGAGGCATATGGCGCCCAGATCCTGGCCGTCGTCCGCGGTGAAGAGCTCACCGAAGGTGCCCGCTCAGACACTCCTGTATGA
- a CDS encoding WhiB family transcriptional regulator — MQYTSVLDQLTRGGSATGWSFPSSSIDLTAVDDQPLPCQDTTTQDLWFAERTDEIERAKALCTECPLRAECLAGALERREPWGVWGGEVFVDGQVVARKRGRGRPRKNDPYAPAASRSSSAA, encoded by the coding sequence GTGCAGTACACCTCAGTTCTCGACCAACTCACCCGCGGGGGGTCGGCGACTGGCTGGAGCTTCCCGTCCTCGTCGATCGACCTCACCGCCGTCGACGATCAACCCCTGCCCTGCCAGGACACCACCACCCAAGACCTCTGGTTCGCTGAGCGGACCGACGAGATCGAGCGGGCCAAAGCACTCTGCACCGAGTGCCCGCTCAGGGCCGAGTGCCTGGCCGGAGCCCTCGAACGGCGCGAGCCGTGGGGTGTCTGGGGTGGTGAGGTCTTCGTCGACGGTCAGGTCGTCGCCCGCAAGCGCGGACGCGGCCGCCCCCGCAAGAATGACCCGTACGCGCCGGCCGCCTCACGCAGCAGTTCCGCTGCGTGA